The DNA window GTATACGTGCATCTGTACAAGCACGATTTGCATTGGACTCTAAATTTGCCGCAGCCTGTATATCTGCATAgagtgtgtatgtgtgtgtgagagagagcgcgcgagagagagagagagagatgtggtgtaataaaaaagaaagtttcAAAGTAACAATGATTTCTTTTCGTTTATGCCCCTGCTTAGGGGTGATTTCTTTCTAACATTCttcatcttttcttctttactaTGCTATATACCTAATATAATCGTACATACGTTGTGTTAGGTCGGAATGTTGCATTATGtactataataataactatatgCCTATAAGTACATTATACAGGGCCGAATTCACTACTATACCGAATATTCTTCtattataagtataatatCATATTTGTAGTTGTATTTAAGGCAGCAAGAAACTTTTTATAggattatataattatatgacAATTTCTTCTACCGATTTGATACtggcaataataataacaataacaatgataacaataataacagtaataatgatagtgatcataataataataataataataacaatgatattaatgataataatgacaacTATAATGTTGATGATAATGATACTCAAAacaagagaaataataatagtaataatagtaatgataataatagaaataGAAGTAGTTGCAATAATAATGCGAAAAATAATAGTTATATTAATATCAAGCATACTTGTTGATGTCGTCAGTATTAGTATTAGCCATATTATTTCACTTTACTGCGTTcgttatattaattttatgttgctatttttctttttgttgttTGTAATTAATagcgtatacctataatatacataattattgatttataGACCGGGATCTTTGCCTAGAAGTCGAGCGCAACATCATTTGTACGATCAATTAGTTTGTGATAACTATACGCGATCGAAAACCTTACGTGCGTAACTGTGCAATTAATGTTGCGTTTTTAATTTCCAATGTGTTCATACATGCAGTGCATATTCCACAATATATGCGGAGGTGTCGAATTgtatttgaattcaggtacACCTGCAGTCGACATCTTATTTACCTAACAGTGTGAGGTCTCCAGATTCCAAGTATgcggtataaataatattggaGTAGGTATATTACGAATTTACAGACAGGCCATTCATTTACAACTCTCGGGGTGACGGAAGATTGGGTCACTTTGTTCTTCTCCCCTTTCTTTCCATATGcttaaaattgtataaataataattataatattgtattctTAAATCGCCCTCTAGCTACAATCTAtgtgtattttatattataatgaataattgtaattatattatatatatagtatatgttattatacaaataaatatattatatatatgtgtagTATAAAGCTTACTAGTAGGCTCTCGTtagtatatgtattatatatgtatatttataataatgtCGTTAGTTTtcggtataataattttgttctctcgtatattttcttttcttatctttcatcattttctctctatagtttatattcatattcatactatagatataatattatagctTGGTGCGGTACGCGTTCGTTTTTTAATATAATCTGCATTTTTTAGAGTTTGTATGTTTGTATACATACCCGTACCAGATTTTATGGgcatattatataaaattaatcaagCAAGCGATTCTACTACCAGCTAGTTCAGGAAAACTCTGCTTTTATTAGTAATCAGCATCTTCTCGCTGTTTCGCGATAAGAAGCTAAAATATGTCATGGAAGCTCAACTACGATACCGcgatatgaaaaatgaagcTCTGACCTAACCGATCGCGTGCTGAAACTTCCCCATACATCTGTGATAAATGAGCAAATTTCAAACGACACAATAACACGGTACATCGCATACGTGCGAGACTGAAATTTCAGCTTATCGCaattcgaattattcaatattGGCCAATTATGTACGCACAGGTatgtatacgttatacgtacaacGTGTGACGCGTACTTGCTTATTTCGTCTTTCTAATTCACGCATCCGTGCAacgtatatacctacacacaGTATCATTATACGTATTAACAGCTTgcaaagttgaaaagaaacccgcgaaaaaaagaaagtgtaCCATCCCCGTATTTGTAAATGCAGTCATCATATCTAAAAGAACCAGTATACATTTATACGAATTATTAATGACATACGCGCGCACGGGCTGCGTGCATTGTCAAGCAATATCATAGGTATAtggtataggtatattttgtattatgtgcgtatgtatgtacgtatgttcGTATGCGTGCATATGTATAATTaagtatttgaatgaaatttttttttccatttttaggGGTGCATAATGCAGTGCAAGCCAAAATAAGGaggacgtattttttgtttttcgttaaaaatgataatttttcatgttatagctgattgaatttcactgattttaatatagatatatcttAACATGGGTGACGTCACAATGTTATAGTTTTCAATCTGTTATATTTTAATGGCAATTTtgattcaatcgaaaaaataaaaaatatgtccaaaatatttttttccaatctacaagaatatgaaataaaaaaatttcattcaaatactcaATTAGTGAGTGTGTTGTATATTACCGGGCGCATTGGCAAAGCGTATCTTTTTTGTTAACACCTGCCTATAATAACCTGATCCCTATATCCTACATATCAtatcatatgtatatgtgtattatatgTGGTACGTATAACGTCTCTATGTCCCTGGGTCCCCCGTATTATAGGGTGGTCGCGAGGGTGTGTAAAACGGGGATATCGCCCCATCCTCGACCGACGACCGACGACGAGGCATTCGGTCCTTACTTCTCGTGCAGCGAGGGCGAGTCTGGGGGCCCTGAAGGCAGCTGCGCTCCGTACTGTcgcattattatacatatacctacccTCTGTGGACTCTGCGGCCTCCCGGCGGCCACGTGCTTCAACTACACTGATATGTTTGCAATttgtcgtttattttttttttgttatttctattttttattttttttttattttctttatccttttttttctcttctccttcgTTGACACGCGCGGCGCGTGCATATACACAACGAACGTGCGACGTACACGAACCGTCGCGTACCATTATATGAGCAATACACATATACGCACACCCATAGTATACGCCTCCGCGTCTGGCATAGGTGTATgatacatatatctatattacgTGGGGCATCTCTCTATAATGTGATGCATACGTCGAAGGTACAAAGGGTTGCGGCGCGGCGACGGAGTCGAGCTACACGAGGCCTCGCGCGTTCGAGGGTTTCGACGCCAGGTGAACCAGCCGAACCGTCGGGTATAACGTGCTACGGTGCCATAGAACGACTCCGAGAGCCGTCGCCAGCAGCAGGCTCGTCACCCCGTCGCTACCCGTAACTTCCCGCATCCCCGACGCTCCGCTGGTGCATTTTTCGCCGGGGCTACTCTTCATGTTCGCTGAAACACATAGGATGCAATAGAGGATCATGGTTATTTCGATCATTTGATAATTCTGGGGAATCTGGTCTCTTCGTGCGCCAAAATTTCTATCTTGCAGCCTATGCATACCGAGTTATTTTCTTGATGCGCCCAACAGTGATGCCTAATTATAGGCAATTCAGGGCACTCACACACTCTGAGCAGAACTAAGCTCAGAGTTTCATCGGTAGACCCTGGCTGTCGGTCTTCTGCTAGCCATAGACTTATAACTCGGAGATCTGCTCAGAGTGTATGTGTACCCTGAATTGCCTATAATTAGAGATCGCAATGAGGTGCTTTACGGAAATAACTCCGTATACACAACGATGATTGCTGACACAACAGTCGTACGCTACAACGCATGCATAATGTACAATGAGCTACAAGACGAAAGTTTGATTGATCAACGAAGAGCAGAAATTAGGTAATTCTGTTATAACGCTTGGATGTCTATGCGGCATATAGGAAGCGATTTCTAATGACGCATTGCTTCTTAGAGTGGACTTTTTCGACGCAATTCATGCGCACCGCAGTGTCTCACGTTATTACCGCACATATGGGGCGGCAATGACGGAGGTAAATTTCGCGGGCGCGGAAGTATCGGCAAtggggcgggaggggggggggggcgtacAAGGGGGTTCCCCTTGCCATCGAATGCGTAGAACTACGCGCTATCGGCTTGACCCGGTCCCATAGCCcgcgtatgtatgtacgtgctTCGGTCTACAGTGTGTATGCCGTGACGGCATTGATCCAACTCGGGCCGCCGGTTCGCCGCTGCTGTCTCCGCAGGGTAGGGGGGTGTATTGTAGGTCGGATACAGGCAGATAGGGCACATTTCGGTCTCGGTTTATCACCGCTTTTTTCGGCCTTTCGCGCAACGAACGAGACATTGCGAACACTGCAGCAGCTTGGACGCGATCAAACCGACGTCAATAACTCGACGCTCTATAATCGTCCTTTATACCGATACACCTTCAACGCAAATTAGACATATACCCATCGTTAATGAGTGAGCCTATCCTCTTCTGGATTATAAGACAATCATCGTTCGATATGACtaatgtttatttttccaagaaaaagGTCGCTATAATTGCATGATTTCAGTGTTATCACTGTCTACAAACTGATGGTAAATGAACTCATATAGTTAGTTTGTCCCATTGACCAAAGAGATTGCAAGAAGAATCTATAAGAGGGATGCCTGGCTGCTAGGGTGCCAAGAACGGATGGGGCGGGAGGTGCTAGAGAAAGGAGGGACAGAATTTCTTTACAACGCAATACGCCGGCCGTGGGGTCACAGACGATTGGCAGTGATTCGTTTGCCGCGACACGTCCCACAATGGCGCACATAGCCCAGAAAATGATGCCTTTGTCCAAAACCATCGTCCCACCACCCCGACTCTACAACGTGATCGGTACGAAGAAACCCTTTCTTTCGTATTATATTCGTTCTCTGGTTCggtattcttttttcttttttctcttgaaaAAGCACCAAATTTTCTACCCTTACGCTCTATAATTATAGTCGAACTCCCCGTGCTACGGGTATTCGTGTATGCGCCTATGACGTAGTAGGTATCGGAAATTTGCAGACGTCACACCGACGCGACTGCATGCCCGTGTATGATGGTGTCCGACGTCATAACCCAGTTTAACTCCGGTGTCAACCCCTCTATACGTATAGCCGGCCAGTGACGTCGGCGCGGAGGTAGCAGCGTCATAGTAAACGCAGGGCCAATGACCCCCTCTCATTCCGTTCCCCTTTCTCTTCCCTTAAGCCACCGCACCGtgaaacacacacacatacgcgTACGCATTTGCACACATGCCACGAGGTGCAGTGATCCGCGATCTAGGAACTGCAGGGACCGTATTGCGGAGGGTATGTGTCTGGTACCCGTGGCACCTGCTGCCGTTACTCAGGTTCATATCATGTAAAAATCGGCCTgaggatataaaaataaacttatcATCACCGCCAATGACTGAGTGTGTATGTCAAAACTGCACGAACCCGTAAGGTGCAGGTCTGCAGTCTACACTATGCATGCCGAGTTGCACGTAGATATGCACTATGCAGGCACTAAGCTCCTTAGACGATATAATACCAAGAGCCTGTGCatacacgtgtatacatataatgcacATACGTAGGTATGTGTTTTACGAACTCTGCAACCGGCTCCGCAGTGAAGTTAATGCCATTTTTACGAGGGCTACCGCGGCGATGTGTCCatgtatacgtaggtatacaaGTATCTACCTATagcatacgtatacatatatttatgttgATGGTATACCTGCAGCATTCCGGTACCGACCTAAATTTCCTCTTTGGCATCGCGAATATACGCTGCAGCTGGAACCGCAGCCCATCCCCCCCGCTCTCGGCCTGCACCCTCGCTCTACTTCTttcaaatgtataataatgccTAATAACTTAGCCGCGCATGGAACGAGGGTGGGTGCGAAGGAGTGAGTTGGTGAGAACATGATTATAATCACGGTGCAAGTAGTGGGGGAAATCGTGGCTGTATCTTTCACGGAATACCTTTGAACATTTTacagatatataatataggtatacctatacatatacaatatgtatatctatatacgaTACTGCAGATTTTACTGTGATACAAGAAATATCGAACAGGAGAGTAATTGTACATATAGCTTTATATACCGCACTCACCGGTGGCTGCGATAAGCTGAGGTAGATACTTCTTCCAGAAGGCGCATTGCTTCGACCTGGGACCATATCCAATTTCGGTAGAGTTCGTCGCGAGCGTCAGATACTCTCTTTTGGCGAAGGTGTGTTCAGGCCAGGTCGTCTCTGCCCATGAACCATCGTCCCCCATATTAGGGTTCCTGAAAACGATCGTTTCTCAGTTTCGCGGTTTGAGCCGAAAATTGCCGTCCGCGCGGACGTATGTATGTTACGTTGGTCATTTATTCACGAAGATCCATTCATAATGCATGCATTACCGCGCGGCTGCTGTAGTTCGATTTCGGACCGATGTGAAACAGTTAATAATAATGGAAAAAGAACCTAAAGAAAACACATGTCCTCATGATTTGTCGAAACAGCTCTAATGATTCACGCTGTATAACGTATGATATGTTACATAGTGTCACACACTATAATTACAGGATCGCACAAATTTTCTCACGAGTATCAAGAGCCGTTTTCGCGATccatattatacgtacgtttcagtttgccttttttttcttttgcacaCACTTGATATGGCTCTTGCTGAAGTACGAATTAGCTGGAGGTGTGTAGTTGTTATAATTTGCATGCAGCTTACCCAGTTTTAGCGAAGTTGGCCCAGTACCTCATCATCCGTTTCGAGAGGTATACTTCTTCCCGGGTGTAACCCCGAGAGGAATCAAGCGGCTCGCCGAATATGTAGCTTATCTCGTCGGCGTGCATAACACCGGTCCACGAGGGCCATGGATTGTTCGCCGATCTGAGTAGAAGTTATATACGCACGCAATGTTAAAATAATAGATAGGTAGGTATATtggtgaaaaacaaaattttttcaccgaccTGTGGGTGTAGTAGTACATGTAAACCGTATTCCCGGTCTCGGCATAGCGGGCCGCGAACTCGTTCACGTTGCAGGTGAAGTGATAGTCGCCGACGATCTTGTCAAGGGCGTCCCGGTTGCGGTAGGGATCGTCGGGTCGGAGCCAGTCGGTGTACTCGTAGACGATAGCATTGCGAGCTATCTGGTTGACGTAGGGATTCAGCTCCCTCACAGCCCGGAGGAACTCATCCCGGCTAACCTTGACGTCCTCCGTACCGTCAATCCGGAAGAGCTCTGTCAGGTAATATATGATGAAATAGTAGCCCTCTTCCGTGTTAGAGCCCATAAGGATGTTCGCCCGCTTGAATGAAGGGTTCGTAGGGCTTGAGGCGAGCGAGCGCTGGGGGGTCTCGTCGAGGAAGGCACCGTCTATCACTGGGACGAACGGGAACTCGCATATGCCCAGGGTGCCCCACTCGTTGTTCACCAGGTCGAACGGGTCCTTACTTCGCAGGCACTCGACGGCGCTGCCGAGGGCCGACTCTTCGTGGGGGCAGCCGAGGGCTTCGGCGAGTCGCAGACCGCGGACCTTTGATTCCTCCCTGGAGATCATCGCCCACGGTGCCGTCGGCGAACCGGACTGCATTATCGCCTGACTGAAGAGGTTTCTGCGGAATGACGAGGAGAAGGTTGAGTCTAGCGATCTTCACTCACCGCGCGAACGACCTTGATTATACCTCGACAGGGGTGAGAGCAGGTGGAAGGACACGGAAACTGCGCCGGCACTCTCGCCGAAGAGGGTCACGTTGTCCGGGTTACCCCCGAACGCTCCGATGTTATCCCGGACCCACTGGAGTGCGAGGACCTGGTCGAAGAGTCCCGCGTTTCCGGGAACGTCGCCGGTGCCGAAATAGAGAAAGCCCAGACTGGCCAGCCGGTACTGCATCGAAACGAGGATCACGTTTTCCTCGGAAACCAGCGTCCTGTGATCGTAAACATCGAGTGTCGCGGTTCCGGAGTAGAATCCGCCTGCGAAAGGCGACGGATGGCACGTTAGACGGACTTTTTCCCGAAACCTCGGTGGGAGAATCTGTAGACTGAAATTGACAGGACTCACCGCCGAATATCCAGACCATAACCGCCGCGTTAGTAGGCCGGGGTCGAGGCGTTACGACGTTCACGTAGAGGCAGTCCTCGCTCAGGGGGGTGTTCGGGTTCCACATCGTCGCCCCGGGAAAGTCCCCGAATACGGTGTCGAGGATCTGGACGCAGCTGTTGGGAGGCGTGGTGGTGTTCAGTATTCCGTCCCAGCGTTCCGCCGGCCGAGGATGACGAAACCTGAGGGGGCCTATGGAGAATCGGAGCGAACCGGTGAATCGTACATGTAAC is part of the Neodiprion virginianus isolate iyNeoVirg1 chromosome 5, iyNeoVirg1.1, whole genome shotgun sequence genome and encodes:
- the LOC124304898 gene encoding acetylcholinesterase-like, which translates into the protein MSRSRRPTAFLVAGAPIALTVLLVMLMGEIGRCSPPHRGRRHHADISHEDIAKGEHPLPKPESLNLNPDDELVVRTRKGKVRGVTLTATTGKKVDAWMGIPYAQKPLGPLRFRHPRPAERWDGILNTTTPPNSCVQILDTVFGDFPGATMWNPNTPLSEDCLYVNVVTPRPRPTNAAVMVWIFGGGFYSGTATLDVYDHRTLVSEENVILVSMQYRLASLGFLYFGTGDVPGNAGLFDQVLALQWVRDNIGAFGGNPDNVTLFGESAGAVSVSFHLLSPLSRNLFSQAIMQSGSPTAPWAMISREESKVRGLRLAEALGCPHEESALGSAVECLRSKDPFDLVNNEWGTLGICEFPFVPVIDGAFLDETPQRSLASSPTNPSFKRANILMGSNTEEGYYFIIYYLTELFRIDGTEDVKVSRDEFLRAVRELNPYVNQIARNAIVYEYTDWLRPDDPYRNRDALDKIVGDYHFTCNVNEFAARYAETGNTVYMYYYTHRSANNPWPSWTGVMHADEISYIFGEPLDSSRGYTREEVYLSKRMMRYWANFAKTGNPNMGDDGSWAETTWPEHTFAKREYLTLATNSTEIGYGPRSKQCAFWKKYLPQLIAATANMKSSPGEKCTSGASGMREVTGSDGVTSLLLATALGVVLWHRSTLYPTVRLVHLASKPSNARGLV